The Topomyia yanbarensis strain Yona2022 chromosome 3, ASM3024719v1, whole genome shotgun sequence nucleotide sequence CATCACGAGAAACACTGATACATAAAGAACATTGTAGAATTTCCAGAACATAATGTTAAAGGACATGCTGTCCTTCATTATCTCGTTCAATCGGTCGGTATTTTTATGTTTCGCAAAAATGGCACTCCCTTTGAAGATCAAATcgttcatatattttttcctaaaaATATATGCATCGAACTTGGCAAAACCTTGCAATCCGAATCCGAGTACGGCAATATTGTAGGCAAACTCGCCAAAATCATCAGCCAGCACCGAAGCCTCAATATCCGCGTACAAAAAGCTGACCATTATGAGCAGTAGGAAAATGAAGCGCGGGTTAACGAACGAGAAGTTCAGATCTAGCACGTCCATTCCGAGCGCGTTGCGACCCCACAGGTTCAACAGATACAACAAATCATCGTACACTTGCTGGGGGTCCTTCATGTTGGCACGATATctttggaacatttttgttcGCTTACACACTTCCATGGCTGCTAGCAAGTCAGGCGTATCACAATGATGTCAGCAAATGAATCCTCTTTCGACATCAAGAGGTCAATTTATATACGGGAATTAGCAATGCACTGTAAGATTGAGTTGCAGCTGCTTCGAAAGTAATATTCTCATGAAAATAATTATCGCCAGTGCGATCAAATTGACTCGGTTTAATACAGTTATTAAACTAATAACTTAATGACGAAGGCGAATTCGTTTCCATCTCTAGGAATGTATTGAATAATTAACTGATGAAAAAAATCGCTTCATAAGGTCGCAGCTCAACAACAAGAATACCATCCTCTGATTAATTGCGCACATATTTACCCCATGTGATGTCCTTGATTTTCCAATCCAGAAACTGAcgtcagagccgtagcgtgcggaTGGCCCTCGCTAAGGGCGCTAACCTTAGGGAAACGCTAAAATCCTTTTAAAATATGTCATGAAATTAGTCAGGATAGGAATATCTAGATCCCCGGTACTcgcaaaattattgtttgaaaatcgagctgaaaaagaaagccaaagtagaCAGCAAAAAGGCGCCTAACTGAGACTCTACCAAAGGCGTCAGAAGACTACGATACGGTCCTGTTAGTCCAGCATAagcaacaaacaaaacaaagacttcaaattttacaaaaataacaaaaaattgcaaccgttcgttttctcagtttcataggAACAAGGGGAACGGAAATGTGGTCATGGCCAGTAaagctagatcaattatcatcgagaagataaTCGCATGCCGTACCTTGAAAATTAAAGTCTCCTcgatgtcgggagaagtcccgtaatatcacaaagttgccggTTCCCAGCCAAGGTCTAACCAatcctgcactaagttgaattcTTGTTTGAAATGTCACCTGGTTTTTGGTGTTTCTGGAAGCGTTGGAAACTCTGTTTCTTCTGAACTGACCaggtgctgtttgcttcggatttgtggcagaGCTTTTTCTCGCTGGTATATTTAGCGGCCtttcaaaagagaaaaaatattattacgaagactcatttgcttgtaattagtgcaatacTGCATGCATAACGCGCGGCACAAGCAACTGATCATGCAAACaatccttgtcgaagaagacgcaaagcAGTCTCGCCAAAAGGTCACTCGACACTAGTTTGTAGGTCCGTTGCGATCGTCACTTAAAATGTCTGCTCATTGGAGCAAGGGGTCATTGAAACAGTTATTCCCgtacttcagtagatccacgcaagccaagttcgaatcgataactataccatcgctctcaactttgtgagcgggcatgtaaacgcgtCAGTTCTTCATGGAAatcttgtcgccagtaacgtcatttgtttgttttagacaaaatatcacaatcctGAGCTGAACTTTCGATATATATGGCatagctgaatatttctgcgtcttgCGGAGAATTAGAATAGTTCGCGGACTATCTTTGATGCGAAAGAAGATCGGATACGGCCGAACCCAgttcaatatgtttgattttaaaGGAAGGCTCGGATCTTTGGCGAcgacatccattttaggatCGTTTGGGGCAATTGGGAAGTACCCTTAATATACGGTAGAGTGTAGAGGTGCGGCGCacaccgccgatttcaggtaaacaTCGTTCTTACTATTTTTACCTGCAATCAATATTTATGGTCTTCGTGAAATTTCAAATCGGACACACCCCAAAAGTATTGGTACCTGGAAAAAAGTCCtcatgcaaaatttgagcgcaatcgaaaaacaatgtcatgaagcattgagatctggtgtaatgttgaaaaaatatctttgTGGTACAATGAATATGGGACTTAAGTTTGGAAATGCAGTTTTTTTGTACGCCAATTGTTTTAGAAATCAATGAAATGTCGAAATCTGATGTCAATTCGAcaaaaaaacaagttttttatttttatttgaaagtctCAGTTTAAACATTAAAAGTACCAGAGAGGTAACTtttgtcaaaatatttttttatgagaagATACAAGATCCGTTGTTTTATGCAGTTCTAAGACATTTGgtatagaaaataaattaaaagcagCATAAAAATCcgaattcaaatattttgaatatttcaaaagtttttttgtatttttgcaaCCGTTTGCGCAACCCTTGAATCGCAtccgattgagctaaacttttttttgttaagGTGCGTCcgttattaaatttattaaattcgaTTATCACTTGTTTTTCATACATGTCATTGGCACTATAATATACAGTCGTCTGAATAGATGCTCcctccgtcgccttcaaacaaCTAGCGTTAACTGATTTcctaaatatataataaaaaaaattgtggctgaaatttacataaaatgaaCGACAGTCAAACATGAATTAAGTAGGGAGTAGGTGGGCCATTTCGATGTACACAAATTATTATGTGaaggtcgaactgaaaaagaaagccaaagtaaacaccaaagggACGCAAACCCGAGACTCCGCCAAGGccgccagaagaccacgcttCAGCTCTGACTGACATGCACGTCATCGCtcttgtgctatcttatgacaagtgcCATTTAGCATCTCTcataatttctatctcttccttCGAAactattcagtttttaatttgctGCTCTAGGCTCCTGGTTGGTGTATGACTGGGCAATGCGTAATATAGACCCTGTGGTTCACCACAGCGGTCCTTAGCCTCTTGTCCAGTaactcctatccctacctcccCTCGGTACCAGCTGGGGTATGAGTAACCATAgcaaagatcgggtaaccaaccccggtgggaccaTGGTCATATGCTGACACGATAGTCCTCCGGCGAGACAGGAGGTTGGGGAAGGCCCAACAAGCCGCCCTGGAAAGCTGACCGTTACGAACAATGCAGAAGAAAATATGAATCGGAACAATCGGCAAAGACCTACGCGACGAAATaaggactacgattggaaactcggaacatggaactgcagggcactctgctttccagctttcgacaggataatctacgacgaactccaaccacgcaactttgaagtcgtagcactgcaggaactttgcttgacaggacaaaaggtatggaaaagcgggcatcgggcGGCTACTTTCTACTAGAGCTGTGGAACCACCAATGAGCTGAGAATCATCTTTGTAGTGCTGGATAGGATGCATCAACGCGTGATTGGATGGACTTCGagcaacgcaaggatgtgtaaATCAAGGATCAAaagccgtttcttcaactacagtatCATCAACGTACACTGACCACACGATGGGAGACCCGGCGATGAGAAGGCAGCGTTCTATGCGAAGCTGGATGAGGTGTACGACAGCTGTTCGCAAAAGGAACGTAAAAATCGTCATCGGTGATATGAACGCTCGGGTAGGACGGGTGGCCAACGATGCGCGAACTTCGCAGCCTCACGTGGCATGGTAATCCAAagtaccttcttccctcgcaaagatatccacaaaaccacctggagatcacctgacCAACCCACTGAAAACCAAATCGATCACGTTCTAATCTTCTTCTTCTCTGATATCATCAACGTTCGTACctaccgcagtgcgaatatagattcggaccattacCTAGTTGTAGTATGCATGCGCTCAAAACTCTCGACGGTTTACAACACTCGTCGTAGTCCGACACTGCGCAACTTCGGGACGCCAGGGTTGACCAAGACTACGCACAGCGGCTGGAAGCAGCACTACCCACGGAAGAATAGCTGGGCGCAGCTACTCTTGAAGGTGGCTGGAGGGAGATCCGTTTCGCCATAGGAAGTACTGCTATTGCGGCACTAGGTATAGCGATTCCGAATCAAAGAAACGATtggttcgatgacgaatgtaagcagttaTAGAAGAGAAGAATTCAACACGGGCGaggatgctgcagcacggagcgagacagaatgtggagctatacaaacaagcacggaacaggcaaacctcggtcctccggagaaagaagcgccaacaggaggaacgagatAGCGAAGAGGTGGAAcaactgtaccgcgtaaacgacacacggaagttctacgagaaaGTTATgttccgcaagccgatatgtgcagggatttagacggcaaccttcttacgaacgagtgtgagctgattgagaggtggaaacagtactatgacgagcatctcaacggtgaagcagcagaggacagaggcggtatggcaacggatcttggagcacaCGCAGGCTGTCGGCCCCTAatctccaagaagtcaaagaggagatcggtcggctgaaaaacaacaaaactgccggtgtagatcaactagtcagcgagctattaaaatacggtggtgaagcactggctagagcgctgcacttggtaatcgccaaaatttgggagaAGATTTTTCCGAGggagtggatggagggtgtcatttgcccaatctacaaaaagtgtGACAAATTGGATTGCTGTAACTACTGCGCGgtcacactacttagcgccgcctacaaggtcctctcccaaattctttggcaccgattgtcaccatttgcaagggatCACCACGGAcaaaatattcgcgattcggcaggttctgcagaagtgccgcgaatacaacgtgcccacacatcatttgttagtcgatttcaaatcggcacatgacacaatcgatcgagatcagctatggcagataatgtacgagtacggttttccggataagctaacacgattagtcaaagcgacgatggatcgggtgatgtgcgctGTTCGAGCATTAGGGATACTCTCGAGtgcctttgaatctcgaagacggttacggcaaggtgatggtctaccGTGCCTGCTGTTCCACGTTGCATTAGAAGGTTTAATAAGGAGAGCGTGGATAGACatgagtggcacgatcttcaggaagtccgtccagcttcttggcttctccgacgacattgacataatggcacggaactttgaggcgatgtcggaaacgtacatcagactgaagactgaagccaacagaattggacttgccatcaacgtttcgaagacaaaatacatgagaggaagaggttctagagatgacaatgtgaacctcccatcccgagttcggattaacggtgacgaaatcgagatggtcgatgaattcgtgtatttgggctcactggtaaccgccgacaatgacaccagcagagaaattcagagacggatcttggtgggaagtcgtgcctactttggattccgaaggacgctccggtcgaacaaaattcaccgccgcacgaagttgattatgtACAAGACGCTGATAaaaccggtggtcctctacggccacgagacctggaggATGCTCGTGGagaaccaacgcgcccttggagttttcgaacgaaaggtgttgcgtaccatatatggtggcgtgcagatggaagacgaaaCGTAGCGCAGGCGAATGAATCATTTGCATCaactgctggaagaaccatccatcatgcataccgcaaaaataggacgtttgcggtgggctggacacgttgtaagaatgtcggacgacgacccggcgAAGATTGTCCTTGAGGGCGTCCCTACAGGAACAACAAGatggggcgcacagcgagcacggtggatcgaccagatggAGGACGACCTGCTGAACcctcgaagactgcgaggctggcgacaagcagtaatggaccgagtggaatggagacggcttctgcatacaacaagcgacaacaaggctctagcctgaacggtaatgTAAGCCTAGGCCCGTGCATAAAGAAAACTTCCTAAAAATGCCTAGCTGATGCTAAAATGAATGTCAAACAAAATCCATCATCAAAGACTCCGACTTTATACACAAAATCAAACACATTGATCTCGGTCGCATTGAGTTAGCATTGATGGTGCAGTCATCGATTCGATTTTGTTATCTAATGAAGCACAGGGTTGACTGTTTCACGGACCACTTGCACAGGACTGGGTGGGGGGTCCTAAATCGTATGTTTCTTCAAACTCGTATCAGGTGACCTTTACCGGGACTCCTTTCGTTTAATTATGTCTTCATCGACAAGGATCGTCTGTCTGCTTGTTCGTTTATACCGCGCATCATGCATTGCAGAATTGCACCAGTTATAAGCAAATGGACCTTTGCAGTAATAAGGCTGACAGTTGTGCAGGGAATCATGAATATGTCTCTTGCATTACGAATTCTAAAGTGTGCCCTTTGTGGGGAGAGTTCATATGATCTATCACGATGCTCCGTATATAAACAGCGCCCGTGGAGTCTGATACATCCCCTTACACGAAGCTCTAAATTCTCTTTCgtagaaatactaaaaaaaccTTCGGCATCGCGAAAACTTCATTTCTCACGGTGCGGCTTACTTCACTGTCCACGACCACATATCTGTTCAACTGTGTttctatgaaactgagaaaatGAGTGAAAGAAGTTTTCAGTAATTTTCGCTGTTTGAGTACAACACCATTTTTTGTGAATAAAACTAATTGGAATTGAAAAGACCGTTGCTTGTTTCAAACAATAGTTTTGTGTGTATCTGGGAATGGTGCTCCTACCCGGACCTATTTTATGACTTATCctcatttattttataaatcagATCAAGATTTCAGCACCCCCTAAGGTTAGGATTTACCATGTGGTATCCAGGGGCTGAAATCTCGCTGTATTTCAgcaaagaattgatccactgggtttctGTTCTAATATcttaagaggcgactaacaacaacTGTGCTGTCAAATAGTGAGATAATATCGAGATAACGGGTCAGCTGGGTGCTATCAACCTtctcccagtcaaaaagggcaagttgctggctagctatttgccaactcggatgcgctaattgccctacagtttgccagcaatttgctggcaattagggggctattttataCGCAACATTTGgacgatttgccgccgtcatttttttgcctctctacccgcccttaaattgcccctaaatcgcccagggaacgcgccatttaatcgcccttaattgcctgatatgaaaattaaaaataataattattttcggattcactatctactcacataaatttatcactaggtaatcaccaccagactataggaagaatcgatggtgaaattcgtattgcacaccaaaatttaccacaatctgactttcatttagactcagagatcttgttccactatacttacacacgattccacaattttccacattcgttggctaaattaagtgcactaaacaaacaaaatacaagcgggaacgcgccaattgtttaaaaaaaaacaattttaaacttaagccaaacatgaaccgccatgtttgaaaaacgcaaaaaacaaccaagtccatttcagccgccagaaaatttgtcagCAGCGGAATGAGAGGGTGCCAATGGGCGGGCCACAAAACTCGTACCGTAAAATTTATGCCCCAATTCAAGatatcccagttaaactcattacggaaccggttcggatttctgaatggagtcattatggattccaaatctaatgcaacaaccgattccgactcagaatcggttgttgcatttgatttggaatccataatgactccattcaggattccgaatcaaattccgaatggtttgaccgggatgaaccgacccgtgccgagggataaATGGCGGGGGGCATAAACACTTCAAACGTGAAACTAGGACTGGGATTCAAAATGATGACAAATACCCAAAATGATGGCACCTGCGAGGGAATCTAGCAGAGAAGAGGAACGGACACGGAAGAATCTAGGATCCGATAGAGGATAAAGAATTAGCAGTATACCTTCGGATTCATTACACCCGACGGTGAGAAGAGATCCAAAACCACAATTGTGAGTCGAGTGTATTTAACTTTAAACAAACTGTTAACTTTCTTAAATTATATTCACAGTTTGAGCTGCTGAAAATTAGCTGCTACATAACGGGTTTTAGTTCTATCCGAACAACACCAAAAAATGGTACCACAACCGTCCATGCCCGAAGGATCACTAAAGAGCGCCTAGACATcgcttttttggaagttttttggaACCTGTAATGACACCgtccattttgaaacaaattgtatACATGTTTGTATGAAACAGTCAAATTGGTCTCGTGTGGCTTCTGATTCTTTCACGAAGATACATCTTTCGTacaaagtagacaaaatttagtttggtattgaatttttaataaatcagaTATATGAGCATTGGAATTCAgttaatcattgaaaataacaATTTAAAAACGCAGAGCAACAATTACAACAAAGAAACACTTTCGCAATTTTACCAGCGTCTCAGCCTTTAAAAAATCGCTTCATACATTCTTCAGAGCAGTTATCGCTCTACCTTTAAActatttttcggaaaaaaaaaaccatccaACGACTAGTCAACGGTGATAACGTTTGGATTTGGACTCATCTTCACTGTTCTGCTACCTTGAATAACCCGCCCAATAATCCAGGCACTATGTCCAGCTGTTCGTTTATACTCTTCGCAAAACCGAGTGGACTCATCTGTCGGTAGACTAATCAGCAAACCACCGGATGTCTCCACTGCCTTACCAGCGAGTAACTTTGTAGTTCTACCAAGTATTTCCGCAATTGCTACCACGTTTCTGATAATCGGTAGGGTATCGATCTCGAAATCAACATTCGCCTTCTGGAATTTAACCAAATTGTCAGCGTGACCGTAGAGACCGAAACCAGTAACATCGGTAGCAGCGTGTGCTTTGTATTTGTGCATTAGCTCGGCACCAGATTTATTTAGGCGCGACATCGATTCGATGGCGATTTCGTATGATGCTTTGATATCTGATGCGGTGAACACCTCTGCCAGCTTTTTCCAACTGTCGGAGTTTTCGCTCATCCATATAAAGGCATTGGTGGCAAGTTGAGTTCCTAGTGGTTTTGTGAGTATCAGTGAATCTCCTACTTGTGCGTAGTAAGGTCTGAAATATTGATGTCGTTTTATACAGGTTCCAAAGCATTAACTCGTGTGTTACTTACAAAATCAATTCAGTTTTATGACAAACGGCAGTTGCGATACCGCCAATAATGCACCAAGGATTCAAAGCAATACTACCGATTTTAACTTTCCCGTTTGCTTCCTTTGCTGCATCCATAAAACCCTTTACGATCATCGGGACCACAATATCTCTCTCCTCATCACTGAACTCAGTAGGGGCCGAACAGATTAGTCTGATCTCATCAATCTCCATTGCTCCTACGGCATACACATCGCTGACCACATTCGCCAGAGCGATCTTTCCCAAGATATACGGATCATCGATTAACGGATAGAAAAAGTCCACGGTTTGCACTAAATGCAAGTCATTTTTCAACGGTATCACCGATGAATCAAGCCCAATTCCTAAACAATAATGCCTAGTCATTATTTACCGTAATCTTCAGGGATGCTGTGCGCACTTACCAACACCCTCCTCATTTTCAACCTTCTTATCAGCTACATTTTCGGTTGTTTGTTCTTCGCTCTCAAACTGTTCAGTGTACACTCCTCGTAAAAGTCGATTAAGAACATCTTGAGGAATTTTTGAACCTCACCCACGAAGCGTTGAAAACTTGGTCAACCGGAAGTCCCGGCTAAGACCGTGTTCGGTGGGGTCAAACATGATGACCCTCTATTATCAAAAAGGTACCGCCGGGTCTTGTAGCTGCAATTGCAAATAGAAATAAAAGGAAAACGGATTTCAATCAGAATATACGATTTAAGAAATTTAATTATTGCGAACCGATTTGTAACAGAACGATACACGATGTacgacaatgtaaaatagaaTAATGAATGACACGACCATACAACTagagcaaaacaaaaataaacatctGTTGCTGAGTGAATGAAATTAGCCCATCGCTGTCGTCGAGAGTTAGGGTGACCAGTTTGGACAGTTCGCGATTTTACGCTGAATGTCGAACATCAGAGGGCACTATAGTgcaatgattatatttttatattcatcTGTCCCAGAGCACCCAAAAGTATaagttttcaatattttaaacccAACCAATATcatgattattattattttattattattatttagttttattattatttttatcatttcttcAAGTAAAAGATCACACGGTGGTACAGTAATTttgaacttttcaagtgaccaaCAATGGTCGAGAAAATTTGTAATGTTGTAATGTAATGTTGTAAATCCTCAAACTCTTGCttcataacaaaaatattttataacttAGTGGAAGTGTTACTTCCACTACTTGGGTAGAGCTTCCCGGTGCCAAGAATCTCTTTTAAATAAATTGCCCTTGGAACTGCAAGAATTTTTTGATCAATAATTAGCGCGTCTAAGGATTAAAATCAATTTAAACAGTTTCGTTATGTCATGCAAAAGCAAGAAAACCCATCAAAAGCGTCCTAATGgaaaccctaataaacatcttacggTTCAAGACCCTAACGACCTGTTTAGGGTAtcatcacagataacagacgtttaggctcgatttgaatcgtgtgtaaatacccgctactgaaattccgaataaatcagacgtctgaaacacgtttggcaaacgtttgtagatggcgcagtgatcgatagaatgcagttagagtgcagctgtcaaacagttgcgcagatggcaatagtgaaacacggatttctaacgtttatcaatttgaaagtttacacaggtttttgaagaaattttgttctagcccaaacgtctgttatctgtggtatcaTCCAAACCATATGTGGAATTGtaggactatatgggttaaagttcgtgcataatatttttttattagggaatCTTTAGGGGTACATTGTTTGGTGCAGATTATTACTTGCCTCATCAGATCTACTATAGGTTTCAAATGGAACTTTGAATAGCAAGCTGCTAGCcgattgcaaaagtaccagacCATGCTCTGTGGGTGCTGTCGCGGTTAAAAATAATGCGAGCGAACATGTTTGCAGATACGTGATTTAGCAGACCAGCTGTCAGTTTGTTAGCTGAATAAAATTTGGacttttttaatttgaaaacgAGAAAAGAGTAATTGTTGTTTCGTTGtgctcgtaaggacacccgctatcgaTGCATATGAAAAATTGTGGTCACTTTTCCTATTGGCGATGCTACGTCAAAACCGTTTACTGATAGTACActgataaacaaaaatatgcatagttagcatactttctgtttccgtctcttttcttctgctgtgatttttatgcattctcATACatattctagtaagcattcaatgagtggatagaccgaatatgtccaaagcataaaatttacagcagaagaaacgagagacagatagaaaagtatgctatcgatgcataaataaaattctgcgtgttcTGGA carries:
- the LOC131691631 gene encoding inactive selenide, water dikinase-like protein, producing the protein MFDPTEHGLSRDFRLTKFSTLRGUGSKIPQDVLNRLLRGVYTEQFESEEQTTENVADKKVENEEGVGIGLDSSVIPLKNDLHLVQTVDFFYPLIDDPYILGKIALANVVSDVYAVGAMEIDEIRLICSAPTEFSDEERDIVVPMIVKGFMDAAKEANGKVKIGSIALNPWCIIGGIATAVCHKTELILPYYAQVGDSLILTKPLGTQLATNAFIWMSENSDSWKKLAEVFTASDIKASYEIAIESMSRLNKSGAELMHKYKAHAATDVTGFGLYGHADNLVKFQKANVDFEIDTLPIIRNVVAIAEILGRTTKLLAGKAVETSGGLLISLPTDESTRFCEEYKRTAGHSAWIIGRVIQGSRTVKMSPNPNVITVD